CGCGCTATTATTTGCTGGGCGTGCAGGTAGTGCACTTACCGCAGAAATAGGCCTAATGAAAGCCACCGAACAATTATCATCATTAGAGATGATGGCAATTGATCCACTTAAACGTATTATTGCACCTCGCTTTTGGGCCGGTTTTATTAGCATGCCTTTACTTGCAATTATATTCTCTGCCGTTGCAATTATAGGGGCTCATTTAGTCGGGGTTGATTGGTTAGGTGTAGATACCGGTAGCTTTTGGTCAATTATGCAATCGCAAGTGTCGTTTCAGGCTGATGTACTAAACGGCATAATTAAAAGCTTTGTATTTGCAATAGTGGTTACTTGGATTGCACTTTACAAAGGCTATGACTGTGTTCCAACGTCGGAAGGGATCAGCAAAGCAACTACCGAGACAGTTGTACACTCGTCATTGGCCGTTTTAGGTTTCGACTTTATTTTGACAGCGGTAATGTTTACCAGCTAATTAGGGTATAAATAATGAATTCACGGAAATTAGAAATTTTAGTTGGCTTTTTTGTAGCGCTTGGCATTTTAGCTTTTGCTATGTTAGCGCTTAAAGTAGCGAATGCAGGTATTAGTGGCTCAGGCGAAACCTATTCACTGAATGCAAAGTTTGAAAATATTGGCTCATTAAAAGCACGAGCCCCCATCAAAGTAGGTGGTGTGGTAATTGGTCGCGTTGAGTCAATTTATGTTCATCCAAAAGAGTTTTTACCTGTGGTTGATATGACTATTGATGCGCAATACTTATGTCGTTTTTCAGATACAAGCTCTATATCCATACTTACATCGGGTATTTTAGGCGAGCAATACTTAGGTATAAATCCTGTTATTGCCTCCAGTTCAGCTGAACAGCGCTGTTTAGGTGAAACAGTAACCAACAATGAACAAGATACAGCAATTGATGATTTATTTGGCGTAGAAAGTAAGGCGTTAGGTAATGGGGATTCAATTATTGATACTAAGTCTGCCATTGTGTTAGAAGAATTAATTGGGCAGTTTTTATTCAACCAAGGTAGTGAGTAATTATTATGTTGAAAAAGTATTTAGCTATTATAACGCTTAGCGCATTAAGCCTAATGCAAACGGTGAGTGCTGCAGAAGTAAAGTTAGACGATCCAAATAAAATGGTGCGCAAGGTATCAGAGCATACATTTGACCGAATCAAAAAAGATCAACCATTGATTGTTAAAGATCAAGAGTATCTTCGCGTTATCGTTGAAGAAGAGTTGATGCCCTATATTGATTATAAATACGCAGCACTGCGTGTATTAGGAAGTGAAGTATCTAAAGTGCGCGCAATCACAGATGATGCTGAAAAAGCACAAGCAATTAAAGATATTCAGCGCTTTATTGGCGTGTTTAGAGAGTATTTAGTTGCTACGTATGCAGGTGTATTTACCCAATATACTAACCAACACGTTGAATTTGGTGCACCGCAACCATTTAAAGGTCAGGATGTGGTTGTAGTTAAAACAAAAATTATTGAGGATGGTAAGCCAGATATTCGCATTGATTTTAAAGTTCGTGAAGATCGCAGTGGGCAATGGCGTGCATACGACATGATTGCTGAAGGGATAAGCTTGTTAGATGCTAAGCAAAGTGAACTACAAGGCATTTTACGTCAGCAAGGTATTGATAAAGTAAGTGACCTTTTAGAGCAAAAAAGTAAGCTTCCAGTTCAATTTAGAGGCAGCAGCTCGAATGACTAAATTGGCGATAAGCCAAATTGATGATCAACAGTTTCGAGCGAGCGGCGAGCTCTCTCGAAATTCAATTGGCGATGAACAACTTCTGAACAAGCAGCTACAAACTAAGCATAAAACCATCTATTTTGACCTAAGTGGGGTGTCAAGGGTTGACACAGCCGGCTTAGCTTGGTTAATTCACTCTTTTGCAGAATTAAAGCAGCAAGGTATTCGCCTTGAATTGCAAAATCCACCTGAGCAATTGCAAAATTTAATGCAATTGGGTCAAGTTACAACCCTATTTGAGTGAGAGTTATGGAAACTAGCCAAGTCGAAACATTATTACGCGAAGAACTTCAATTAGCAGAAGTTCATGTAAAAGCCAATGGAAGCCATTATGAAGTTGTTGCCGTGGGTGAGTGCTTCGACGGTTTAAGCCGAGTTAAAAAGCAACAGCTAGTATATGGTCCACTAATGAATACTATTTCAGACGGTACTATTCATGCAGTTTCTATTCGTGCTTTTACACCGACTGAGTGGAAACGCGAACAAAAATTTATTTTACCGCAATAAATAGGGCCTCCTGATGGATCAATTTGTAATTCAAGGTGGCACTTCACTTGCTGGTGAGGTGACTATTTCTGGTGCTAAAAACGCAGCACTGCCTATTTTATTTGCCTCACTTTTGGCCGACGGTAAAAGCACATTTACCAATGTGCCACGCTTACGCGATATTGTAACTACTGAAGCTTTGCTAAAAACATTAGGTGCAGATGTAAATTGGCAGGGTGATACCCTCGTCATAGATGGTGCAACTGTTGATAAAACGTTGGCCCCATACGATTTAGTAAAGCAAATGCGCGCGTCTGTATTAGCATTAGGGCCTTTAGTTGCTCGCTTTGGTGAGGCACAAGTTTCATTGCCAGGCGGCTGTGCTATTGGTGCTCGCCCTGTTGATATTCACATTCAAGGCATGGAACGTTTAGGTGCGCAAATTAGTGTTGAAAATGGCTATATCAATGCAAAAGTGGATGGTCGCCTTAAAGGCGCTGAGATCTTTATGGAGATGGTCAGTGTAGGCGCAACCGAGAACTTGTTGATGGCAGCAGCGCTGGCCGATGGTAAAACAGTACTTGAAAACGCAGCCCGTGAACCTGAAATTACCGATTTAGCAAATTGCTTGATTGCAATGGGTGCTAAAATTACAGGCGCTGGAACGAGCCGTATTGAAATTGAAGGCGTAGAGTGCTTATCCGGTTGTGAACATAAAATTTTACCGGATCGTATTGAAACAGGTACGTTCTTAGTTGCTGCAGCAATGGCTGGTGGTGAAGTATTGTGTAAAAACACAGACTTTCATTCACTTGAACCGGTTATTGAAAAACTGCGCGCGACAAATGCCTTACTTGAAGTGAAAGACGATTCCATTTACCTAGATATGCGTGGTCGTGAGCTTAAAGCCGTGAATGTTAAAACCGCGCCGCATCCTGGGTTCCCAACCGATATGCAAGCTCAGTTTACTGCACTTAATGTAGTGGCTAACGGCAGTGCGACAATTACAGAAACCATTTTTGAGAATCGCTTTATGCATGTGCCTGAGTTACAGCGCATGGGCGCAAACATCCGCTTAGAAGGCAACACAGCAATATGTGGTGAGACTAAAAGTCTTTCTGGCGCTCAAGTTATGGCTACGGATTTACGAGCATCAGCAAGCTTAATCCTTACAGGGATTGTAGCGCAAGGTGAAACAGTTGTTGATCGTATTTATCACGTTGATAGAGGGTATCAGCGTATTGAGGATAAACTCAGCGCGCTAGGCGCTAACATAAAGCGTAAAGCAAGCTAACACGTTTAAATGCTGGTCGGTGTGATTACACCGACCTTTCTTTATTTAGAGTTTGGTTTCAAGCTCAGCCACAGTAACCATTATTTTTTCGATTTTCCCATCTCTATACAACTCAAACTCTATTTCTTTACCCGGTTCAGTATTGCCAATTTTTTCGAGTACCTTTTGTGGATTAGCCACTGAAAGCCCCGCAATTTTTATTACAATATCTTGTTCTTCAATGCCTGCTTGCCACGCAGGCCCTAATGGATCTAAATTTGTAATACGCATGCCGCTCACAGGGGTTAAGTTGTCATTAACCTCTTTGCCTGTACTGTCTACAGCTGTGCCTTCAAACCCTAAGTAACCACGCACTACACGACCATGGCGAATTAGCTTAGCCATGACTTCCTTAGCTAGGGTGTAGGGGACAGCAAAAAAGATGCCTTGAATGTTTAAGTTTTCGCGGGTTTTAAATTGCGCTGAAGTAATACCTACTAAATCACCATTTGAATTAACGAGTGCACCACCGGAATTTCCTACATTAATTGCTGCATCCATTTGCAGTAGGTTATTAAACGGGCTATCGGTGATTTTTTGTTTACCTGTGGCACTAATAATCCCTTGTGTAATGGTTTGCCCTAAGTTGAGTGGGTTACCAATCGCTAATACAACATCTCCCACGCTAGTCGTATAGTCATCGTTTACGGGAATAACAGGAAGGTGTTCTGCATTTATTTTAAGTAGTGCTAGATCTGTAATTGTATCAAAGCCTATAAGCTGCACATCAAAAAAACGTCGGCCGTCAGTTAAAATCACCATAATGACATCAGCATTATTAACAACATGATAATTAGTAAGTATATAGCCATCTGGCGACATAATAACGCCAGAGCCTAACTCCTGAACGGTGTTTTTTCTTTTGTAGCGGGGCTCCTTTGAAATACTTTCAGAAAAAATAGTAACGACAGACGGGGCTGCGCGCTTTACTGCATCAGAAAAGCTTAAGTGGCTTGCACTCATTGCACTGGGGATAGGAACATTAGGCAGCAGTGCTGCTCTCATATTTGGGCTGAAAAAAACCACTAAAAAAGCAATACTGAGACCTGCAAATAGAGGAGGGAGGACAAATTTAATGAATTTCAGCACAAGTTTCTTATTATTAAAGGAGCAATCCCTTTATGATGGCACAAAAAAAATAACAGCGGCAAGTGCCGCTGTTATTTTTATTACACATATACTGCGATTAATTACTGAATTAGGATAAATATAGACTCACGTCCACGTTTAACGCCTAGTACAATATTACCTTTAGTATTTTCGATGATTTTATTCATATCGCGAATAGTCTCAACACGTTGGCGGTTCACTTGAACTATCATGTCACCTTCTTCTAGGCCTACCCGTGCAGAAGGAGAGCGAGGATCGACAGAGGTAATTTCAATCCCCTTTGCGTTATTTTTCTGAACATTTTCTAATTCAGCCCCTTGAAATGCGGGGTGCAGTTCTTCGCCAACCGCTTTGACACCAGATGCACCGTCGAGTGTGACTTTGAGCGTTTTTATTTTTCCATCTCGGTAAATACTGAGCTTTATTTCTCTGCCTTCACCTAATGTAGCAATTTTACTGCGCAGTTCATGGAAGCCGCTTATATCGCTGCCATTAATGCTTACAATAACATCCCCGGCTTTTATGCCTGCTTTACTAGCAGCAGTATCATCCATTACCTGCATTACATAAGCACCTTGTTTAACATCAAGCTGTTGTGCTTTGGCTAAGCCCGCATCAAGTGGACGACCCGATATGCCTAGCGAGCCACGGCGTACTTCACCATGCTCAATAATCTGATCAACCAAGTTTTTCATCATGTTAGAAGGAATAGCAAAACCAATTCCAACGTTACCACCAGATGCACCTAAAATAGCGGTGTTAATGCCAATTAGTTCTCCATTTAAATTCACTAAAGCACCGCCGGAATTACCTTGGTTAATAGCGGCGTCT
This DNA window, taken from Pseudoalteromonas marina, encodes the following:
- a CDS encoding trypsin-like peptidase domain-containing protein; translation: MLKFIKFVLPPLFAGLSIAFLVVFFSPNMRAALLPNVPIPSAMSASHLSFSDAVKRAAPSVVTIFSESISKEPRYKRKNTVQELGSGVIMSPDGYILTNYHVVNNADVIMVILTDGRRFFDVQLIGFDTITDLALLKINAEHLPVIPVNDDYTTSVGDVVLAIGNPLNLGQTITQGIISATGKQKITDSPFNNLLQMDAAINVGNSGGALVNSNGDLVGITSAQFKTRENLNIQGIFFAVPYTLAKEVMAKLIRHGRVVRGYLGFEGTAVDSTGKEVNDNLTPVSGMRITNLDPLGPAWQAGIEEQDIVIKIAGLSVANPQKVLEKIGNTEPGKEIEFELYRDGKIEKIMVTVAELETKL
- the murA gene encoding UDP-N-acetylglucosamine 1-carboxyvinyltransferase, whose product is MDQFVIQGGTSLAGEVTISGAKNAALPILFASLLADGKSTFTNVPRLRDIVTTEALLKTLGADVNWQGDTLVIDGATVDKTLAPYDLVKQMRASVLALGPLVARFGEAQVSLPGGCAIGARPVDIHIQGMERLGAQISVENGYINAKVDGRLKGAEIFMEMVSVGATENLLMAAALADGKTVLENAAREPEITDLANCLIAMGAKITGAGTSRIEIEGVECLSGCEHKILPDRIETGTFLVAAAMAGGEVLCKNTDFHSLEPVIEKLRATNALLEVKDDSIYLDMRGRELKAVNVKTAPHPGFPTDMQAQFTALNVVANGSATITETIFENRFMHVPELQRMGANIRLEGNTAICGETKSLSGAQVMATDLRASASLILTGIVAQGETVVDRIYHVDRGYQRIEDKLSALGANIKRKAS
- a CDS encoding Do family serine endopeptidase translates to MKMKLSLISAAILSTSLLMSPVASYAKLPIAVNGQQLPTLAPMLEQISPGVVSIQVSGSKEVRRRADPLEFFFGQQQPRSQKRQFSGLGSGVIIDADEGYVVTNNHVIQDAEKMIVTLEDGREFEATKIGTDKESDIALLQIDADDLTEIKLANSDQLRVGDFAVAIGNPFGLSHTVTSGIVSALGRSGLNIEGYEDFIQTDAAINQGNSGGALVNLNGELIGINTAILGASGGNVGIGFAIPSNMMKNLVDQIIEHGEVRRGSLGISGRPLDAGLAKAQQLDVKQGAYVMQVMDDTAASKAGIKAGDVIVSINGSDISGFHELRSKIATLGEGREIKLSIYRDGKIKTLKVTLDGASGVKAVGEELHPAFQGAELENVQKNNAKGIEITSVDPRSPSARVGLEEGDMIVQVNRQRVETIRDMNKIIENTKGNIVLGVKRGRESIFILIQ
- the mlaE gene encoding lipid asymmetry maintenance ABC transporter permease subunit MlaE yields the protein MLDLFQKLGHKTLGRFAALGRSAYMLFSALAHVPNFKKGTPLLIRQLYMVGSQSLLIIMVSGLFIGMVLALQGYTVLVGYGAEDSLGPLVALSLLRELGPVVTALLFAGRAGSALTAEIGLMKATEQLSSLEMMAIDPLKRIIAPRFWAGFISMPLLAIIFSAVAIIGAHLVGVDWLGVDTGSFWSIMQSQVSFQADVLNGIIKSFVFAIVVTWIALYKGYDCVPTSEGISKATTETVVHSSLAVLGFDFILTAVMFTS
- a CDS encoding BolA family protein — encoded protein: METSQVETLLREELQLAEVHVKANGSHYEVVAVGECFDGLSRVKKQQLVYGPLMNTISDGTIHAVSIRAFTPTEWKREQKFILPQ
- a CDS encoding STAS domain-containing protein, which produces MTKLAISQIDDQQFRASGELSRNSIGDEQLLNKQLQTKHKTIYFDLSGVSRVDTAGLAWLIHSFAELKQQGIRLELQNPPEQLQNLMQLGQVTTLFE
- the mlaD gene encoding outer membrane lipid asymmetry maintenance protein MlaD, translating into MNSRKLEILVGFFVALGILAFAMLALKVANAGISGSGETYSLNAKFENIGSLKARAPIKVGGVVIGRVESIYVHPKEFLPVVDMTIDAQYLCRFSDTSSISILTSGILGEQYLGINPVIASSSAEQRCLGETVTNNEQDTAIDDLFGVESKALGNGDSIIDTKSAIVLEELIGQFLFNQGSE
- a CDS encoding MlaC/ttg2D family ABC transporter substrate-binding protein, whose protein sequence is MLKKYLAIITLSALSLMQTVSAAEVKLDDPNKMVRKVSEHTFDRIKKDQPLIVKDQEYLRVIVEEELMPYIDYKYAALRVLGSEVSKVRAITDDAEKAQAIKDIQRFIGVFREYLVATYAGVFTQYTNQHVEFGAPQPFKGQDVVVVKTKIIEDGKPDIRIDFKVREDRSGQWRAYDMIAEGISLLDAKQSELQGILRQQGIDKVSDLLEQKSKLPVQFRGSSSND